The following are encoded in a window of Limibacter armeniacum genomic DNA:
- a CDS encoding pyridoxal phosphate-dependent decarboxylase family protein: MMDIQAFRKNAHQMVDWMADYFEQIEQYPVKSQVKPNDIYQLLPETAPEQAEDFQAIFSDFQKTILQGITHWQSPNFFAYFPANSSYPSVLAEMLTATMGAQCMIWETSPAAAELEERMMEWLKEMMGLPNEFVGVIQDTASTATLCAILSAREKASGFTINHTGFTGKEQFRVYCSSQTHSSIDKAVRIAGLGSDHLRKIEVDEHFAMKADKLQAAIIEDIANGFTPLCVVAATGTTSSTAMDPIKMIGEVCQQHNVWLHVDAAYAGTAAILPEKRWILDGLELADSYVFNPHKWMFTNFDCTAYYVKDKGALIRTFEILPEYLKTKNDHTVNNYRDWGVQLGRRFRALKLWFVIRSFGVEGIRNRLRDHLSYATYFEQEIKQRFEVEIMTPTHLNLVCFRFKPTGLSEDALEKYNQGILDNINKSGKAYLTHTKLDGKYTIRAVFGQTYLQKKHVSALISLLEEVNTEHTLKR, encoded by the coding sequence GGAAACTGCTCCAGAACAGGCTGAAGATTTTCAAGCAATCTTTTCTGACTTTCAGAAGACAATTTTACAAGGTATCACCCACTGGCAGAGTCCGAACTTTTTTGCCTACTTCCCAGCCAACAGCAGCTACCCTTCTGTACTCGCCGAAATGTTGACTGCAACAATGGGCGCTCAGTGTATGATATGGGAAACTTCTCCAGCTGCAGCCGAATTGGAAGAGAGAATGATGGAATGGCTCAAAGAAATGATGGGCTTACCTAACGAGTTTGTAGGCGTAATACAGGACACAGCCTCTACAGCAACACTCTGTGCCATACTGTCTGCCCGTGAAAAAGCTTCAGGCTTCACTATCAATCACACTGGTTTTACAGGAAAGGAGCAGTTTCGTGTTTACTGTTCCTCCCAAACGCACTCTTCCATTGACAAGGCTGTCAGGATTGCAGGATTGGGTTCTGACCACCTCAGAAAAATTGAGGTCGATGAGCACTTTGCCATGAAAGCTGACAAGCTTCAAGCTGCCATCATTGAAGATATTGCCAATGGCTTTACGCCACTTTGTGTAGTAGCGGCAACCGGCACCACAAGCTCTACAGCAATGGATCCGATAAAAATGATTGGGGAGGTCTGTCAACAACACAATGTGTGGCTTCACGTAGACGCAGCCTATGCGGGTACAGCAGCCATCTTACCCGAAAAACGTTGGATACTGGATGGGTTGGAATTGGCAGACTCTTATGTATTCAACCCACATAAATGGATGTTTACCAACTTCGATTGCACAGCTTATTATGTTAAGGACAAAGGAGCGCTTATTCGAACTTTTGAAATTCTTCCTGAATACTTAAAGACTAAAAATGACCATACCGTTAATAACTACCGTGATTGGGGTGTGCAATTAGGACGAAGGTTTAGAGCACTCAAACTATGGTTTGTGATCAGAAGCTTTGGCGTTGAGGGTATTCGAAACCGACTTCGTGACCATCTTTCATATGCAACGTATTTTGAACAGGAGATCAAGCAGCGTTTTGAGGTCGAGATAATGACCCCTACTCACCTCAACCTTGTTTGCTTCAGGTTCAAGCCAACAGGTCTGTCGGAAGATGCCCTTGAGAAGTACAACCAAGGTATATTGGATAATATTAACAAGTCAGGAAAGGCATATCTCACACATACCAAACTTGATGGAAAATACACTATCAGAGCTGTATTTGGACAAACGTATCTTCAAAAAAAGCACGTTTCTGCACTGATTTCGCTGCTTGAAGAAGTAAACACAGAACATACGCTAAAACGTTAA
- a CDS encoding dipeptidyl-peptidase 3 family protein, translating to MKTSHFLIAATACGMLMTGCGKTTEKKESQEQTDSKTDKGTELMSNYTSFKLTTDLSHLSEDQKSMVGLLIEASQIMDDLFWKQAYPGDKTKLLNGIQDANLKSYAQINYGPWDRINNNEPFINGVGEKPKTANFYPTNITKEEFEALDNNEKTSLYTVLRRDEQGKLKVIPYSEAYKDELSKAASLLEEAAKLAKDEGFKQYLTLRAEALMSNDYYNSDIAWMDMKDNMIDLVYGPIENYEDKLYGYKASFEAYVLIKDMEWSEKLAKYAQFLPELQEGLPVPDNYKQEKPGTDSQLNAYDVVFYAGDCNAGSKTIAINLPNDERVQLKKGSRRLQLKNAMRAKFDKILVPISDVLIDPSQKQHITFDAFFANTMFHEVAHGLGIKNTISGKGTVRDALKDTYSALEEGKADILGLYMVKKLHEKGEIDGDMKDYYTTFMAGIFRSVRFGAASAHGAANMIRFNFFQSYGAFEKTPEGKYKVNYDKMEEAMNALSEKILILQGDGDYEGVNKLVSEMGNISADLQADLNKLGEAGIPVDVVFEQGKSALNI from the coding sequence ATGAAGACTTCGCACTTTCTCATAGCTGCCACAGCTTGTGGTATGTTAATGACCGGATGTGGAAAAACAACTGAAAAAAAGGAAAGTCAAGAACAGACTGACAGTAAAACAGACAAAGGTACTGAGCTGATGAGCAACTACACATCGTTCAAGCTTACTACTGACCTCAGTCACTTGTCAGAAGATCAAAAAAGCATGGTAGGGCTTCTGATTGAAGCATCTCAGATTATGGATGACTTGTTCTGGAAACAAGCTTATCCAGGAGACAAAACCAAGCTGCTAAACGGCATTCAGGACGCAAACCTGAAATCCTATGCACAGATCAATTATGGTCCTTGGGACAGAATCAACAATAATGAGCCTTTCATCAACGGTGTAGGCGAAAAACCAAAAACTGCCAACTTCTATCCTACCAATATTACCAAGGAAGAATTTGAGGCACTAGACAATAATGAAAAGACTAGCCTTTATACAGTTCTCAGAAGAGATGAACAGGGTAAACTGAAGGTTATCCCTTACTCTGAAGCTTATAAAGATGAGCTGAGCAAAGCTGCCTCATTACTGGAAGAAGCTGCCAAGCTTGCCAAAGACGAAGGTTTCAAGCAATACCTGACATTAAGAGCTGAGGCCCTGATGAGTAATGACTATTACAATTCAGACATTGCGTGGATGGATATGAAGGACAATATGATTGACCTTGTATATGGTCCTATTGAAAACTATGAAGACAAGCTTTATGGTTACAAAGCGTCCTTTGAAGCATATGTCTTGATTAAAGACATGGAGTGGTCTGAAAAGTTGGCAAAATATGCTCAGTTTTTACCTGAACTCCAAGAGGGATTACCAGTGCCTGACAACTACAAACAGGAAAAGCCTGGTACTGACTCGCAACTGAATGCCTATGATGTAGTCTTCTATGCAGGGGACTGTAATGCGGGTTCTAAAACAATTGCGATCAACCTGCCAAATGATGAAAGGGTTCAACTGAAAAAAGGATCTCGCCGCCTGCAACTGAAAAATGCAATGCGTGCCAAGTTTGACAAGATCCTGGTACCTATCTCAGATGTACTAATAGATCCTTCACAAAAGCAGCACATTACGTTTGACGCCTTTTTTGCCAATACGATGTTTCACGAAGTGGCACACGGTTTGGGTATAAAAAATACAATTAGCGGAAAAGGTACAGTAAGAGACGCACTGAAAGATACTTATTCTGCTTTGGAAGAAGGCAAGGCAGACATACTGGGCCTTTACATGGTAAAGAAACTCCATGAAAAGGGTGAAATTGATGGTGATATGAAAGATTACTACACCACTTTCATGGCTGGCATCTTCCGTTCGGTAAGGTTTGGTGCTGCTTCAGCACACGGGGCTGCCAACATGATCCGTTTCAACTTCTTCCAATCATACGGTGCTTTTGAGAAAACACCTGAAGGCAAATACAAAGTCAATTATGACAAAATGGAAGAAGCAATGAATGCACTTTCTGAAAAAATCCTGATCCTGCAAGGTGATGGTGACTATGAAGGTGTCAACAAGCTTGTAAGTGAAATGGGAAATATCTCAGCTGATCTGCAAGCTGACTTGAACAAATTAGGCGAAGCTGGCATCCCAGTTGACGTAGTGTTTGAGCAAGGTAAAAGTGCTTTAAATATATAA
- a CDS encoding DUF4293 domain-containing protein has protein sequence MIQRVQSIFLALVAICMIAAIFMPTWLKGTVEGDEFMVVALMDATNLTIFNNGEKVGSTSTYYIAIISGLAAIIAFASLFSFKNRMTQVKFNLLNTLLIGGVMMINIYFYYYYPETQEALKTKWGVGFFLPFAALLFNNLANRFIKKDEQLVKSVDRLR, from the coding sequence ATGATTCAAAGAGTCCAATCTATCTTTTTGGCGCTAGTAGCCATTTGTATGATCGCTGCGATCTTTATGCCTACATGGCTGAAAGGTACTGTTGAGGGAGACGAATTTATGGTAGTAGCACTGATGGACGCAACTAATCTGACGATCTTCAACAATGGAGAGAAGGTTGGCAGCACTAGCACTTACTATATTGCGATCATCTCTGGTCTTGCTGCAATTATAGCATTCGCATCACTTTTCAGCTTCAAAAACCGTATGACACAGGTAAAATTCAACCTGCTTAATACGTTACTTATTGGTGGCGTGATGATGATCAACATTTACTTCTACTACTATTACCCTGAAACTCAGGAAGCATTAAAAACGAAGTGGGGTGTTGGTTTCTTCCTTCCATTTGCAGCTTTACTTTTCAACAACCTAGCTAACAGGTTTATCAAGAAAGACGAGCAATTGGTCAAATCAGTAGACAGACTGAGATAA
- the folB gene encoding dihydroneopterin aldolase — protein sequence MDKIALEGMEFFAYHGFYEEERKIGNKYGVDVEVSTDFSLAAEQDDLSGTVNYESLYKIVKNQMETPSKLLEHIGNRIVENIFEIHPLVKEAKVVIRKFNPPIGGVCKASVITIHRQK from the coding sequence ATGGATAAGATTGCATTGGAAGGGATGGAGTTTTTTGCCTACCACGGCTTCTATGAAGAAGAAAGGAAGATAGGGAACAAATACGGAGTGGACGTGGAAGTTAGTACAGATTTTTCACTGGCAGCCGAACAGGATGACCTGTCGGGAACAGTCAACTACGAATCTCTGTACAAGATTGTGAAAAACCAGATGGAAACCCCGTCGAAGTTATTGGAACATATTGGAAACCGTATCGTGGAAAATATTTTTGAAATACACCCTTTGGTAAAGGAAGCCAAAGTGGTAATCAGAAAATTCAACCCACCTATCGGTGGAGTCTGCAAGGCATCAGTCATCACGATTCACCGACAGAAATAA